AGCAGATGACTCTTGCCCATCGCATCGTCAGGGATGCAACAAAGGGTTGTGTGGTCACCATCACCGATATCCTCAGCAAATGCCAAGTCAATCAACTTGTCTTCTAATTGATCTACGCTTAACATAAATATCCTTTTTAAAAATTAATGATTCTTGTTTTTATTCTTTTAAAGCCTTAGCTCTGCATCTGAAGCCTTAGTTTCTTTTTTAAAGCCTTAGCTCTGCATCTGAAGCTTCGACCTCAGTTTTATTCTAAAATTCTTCCATTCCAGTAGGCTCTCCGGATTCCTTCCTCATCGCATTTCACCTCGATGAGTCCGCCCAACCATTCCGTCATGGGAAGTTCATCCCGAAACTCGAAATAGTTGACCACCCTTCCTTCCATCAGTTCCACCACAGCCTGCTGCAGTCTGTCACCTCCCGGAAGTCGAACCTCATGAGCGCCGCACCTTCTGATTTCTTCCATTCCCATTTCCTCCTCTTATCTTCTTTCATCCTCCTTTATCATTAATTCCCTCTAAAATCCCCTTATTTTTTAGGGGGACTTTTCTCTTCTTTTTAAAAGCCCCTTAAGAGAGAGTTTCTCTCTTTTTATTATTTAGAAGGAATCTTTTCCTAAATTCTCTTTCCTTCAATCTTTCCAATCCTTATCATTTCACTTCTATCTTCTGAAGTCTGTCTGGCGGAACGGCAGAACCGCCAGGACCGGATAATTGAGGACGAAGAGGAAGAGAACGGCCTGATACAGGAGAAACCGATGAACCTGATGGAGAACCAGCAGATGAGCCTGAAACCGAACCAGGAGTTGATCCAGAACCTGGATTCCCCGGAGCATTAGGCCCCCCATTTCGAGCATTGGCAGAATCCCCTGCTACATTCTGATTTCCCATCGGCTGCGGTTTCATGCGAAGCTTCACGAGCCTGATATGATGTACGAACATCAGCTTCATGGTGGTATAGGATTCTGCACCACCGAAATCGCCCACGTTCAGGAGGAAATATCCCTTCACACTCTTGATGCCCAAACTGTCGCGGTCTTCCACCTGAATAGAATAACTCTGCGAACTGGACATACGGGAATTGCTGTAAGCCACACTGTCGTTCTTGAAGGTGACGGCAAGCATCGCCACACCATCGCGCATACCCTCCTGGAAGAGGAACTGCGCCTGGAAATTGAGCATCAACTTATCGCCCTTATGGAACGAAGTATCCACCGGCACCTCAAAACTATAATAGTTGTAAGGCTTGTAAGTACTGAGCACCATCGCAGAAGGACCCTTCCAGATATTGGCAGTATCGCTGGAAACCATATTGCCCAGACTGTTCAAATCACTGACGTCAGCACCCATCGCCTGCGCCTCAGCAGTAAGCCGGTCGCCCAAATTCACATAGATGTCGTGGAGCAGTTTCGTATGGCGCATATAATAGACCATCGACGAATCAAACTCAGCAGCCGTAATGCCATGTTTCTTGAAAACAGCCTCTCGATAAGTAATCATCGCTGCACCTCCATCCTGGCGGGAATTATCGTTGGCCATCGCCTCAGCAATATGAAAGTCGTAGAGCACATTCTCCATCTCCTTCTCGGAAAGATACTCTCCCGGCACCGAAGGCTTACAAGAAGCAATGCTTGCCAAGAAGCTGATACCCAAGAATATACCCCAAAATGCTTTATTCAATGATTTCATTCTTATTCCTTTTCTTGTTCATTTTCCTTCTTTCCTCCTCCCAACTGTTCCAGTTCCTTACGACAGAAAAGTAGGAGCGAGATGACACCTACAGAAACGCAGGAATCAGCGAAATTGAATACCGGGTCGAAGAAAGTACCATGCTGCCCTCCAAAGAAAGGCACCCAGTCTGGCCACGTATAAGTGAAGAATGGGAAGCGGAACATATCCACCACCTTGCCCATCAGCACACCAGCATAACCCGTTCCGAAAGGCACCATATAGGAAACATATTCGGTGGATGAAGCCGTGAAGATGAGACCGTAGAAGATGGAGTCCAGCATATTGCCGATGGCACCCGTCAGTACCAATGCCACGAGATAGATGTACAGTTTGCGGTGGGTTCCGCGCTGAATGATGCGGCGCAGATACCAGAACAGCACACAGATGGCAACAAGCCTCAACAGACTGAGCCAGAACTTGCCGATGAACGACATGCCCCATGCCATACCATTATTCTCGACGAACTCAATATAAAACCAATCTGTAACACGAACCGACTCGCCAAGGCAAAAATGGGTTTTGATATAGAGCTTGATAATCTGGTCGATAATCAAGAGAATCACTACCATTGCCGTGACGAGCCAGCCTGTCTTTACCTTTTTATTTTCTTTCATTTATTTACGATTTCTTGCCTCCTTGGAAGCTACACTCAATGTGGCATGAGGAACAGCACGAAGACGCTCTTTAGGAATCAGCTCACCAGTTTCACGGTCGATACCATAAGTCTTGTTTTCGATACGGACCAGCGCTGCCTCCAAACCCTTGATGAATTTCTGCTGGCGCTGTGCCATCTGTATGATCTCTTCCTTACTCTGGGCCTCACTACCCTCTTCGAGAGCCTTGTAGGTAGGTGATGTATCTACGATATCATTACTGTCGGAATGATTCAGCTGAGCCATCATCTCCTTGTAGTTCAAACGAGCCACTTTCAATTTCTCTTCAATAATAGCGCGGAACTCCTCGAGCTCCTCGTCGCTATAACGTAGTTTTTCGTTAGCCATAGACATTTATTGTTATGCAGTTATTAATCTTGTTTATTTAGTTATTTTTGTTTCCGGATAAACAGCAGAAGTTAGAAGCAAACAGTTGGGGAAACTCCTTCTTGAGGGGAATTCCGGCTCCACTCGGGAGGGACTCCGTCTCTGCTTTTCGGGGATATTCCTGACTCCTTACTTCTAACTCCTTACATGATTTAATTCTTCTCTACGAGAATGTTCAACTTAAAGTCATCAAACTCGGTCTCAACGCCTGCGTTGTCACCGATTTCGATGCTGTCTGCCAATACCTGACCCTTGATGTAGTCGCCGAATGCCTCGATGGCTGCATTGGTCTCCTCATTGGAAGCCACAGTTACGTTGATGCGGTCGGTAATCTCCAAGCCGGTCTCCTTGCGGAGGTTCTGGATACGGTTGATCAACTCACGAGCCATACCCTCCTTCTTCAATTCAGGAGTCAACTCTACCTCAAGCGCTACGGTCAGATTGCCCTCGTTAGATACGAGCCATCCTGGGATATCCTCAGAGATAATCTCCACGTCGGCTACCTCTACTACGGCTTCCTGTCCGTCGATATTCAATGTGATGTTGCCTGCCTTCTCGAAAGCTGCAATCTGGTCCTGATCGAGTGCTGACATCTGGGCTGCAACACCCTTCATCAGCTTGCCGAACTTCTTACCCATCACTCTGAAGTTACACTTCACCTTCTTCACGAGAATGCCCTGACCCTCAATGAAGTTCACCTCCTTCACGTTCACCTCGTTCTTCAACAGACCAGCTACAGCCTCGATGTGTGCTTTCTGTACATCATCTACGGCAGGAATCATGATCTGCTGGAGTGGCTGGCGCACCTTAATGTTCACCTTGCGGCGCAATGCCAATACCATAGAAGTAATCTTCTGGGCGATGGCCATACGCTCCTCCAAGTCTGCAT
This is a stretch of genomic DNA from Segatella hominis. It encodes these proteins:
- a CDS encoding DUF4296 domain-containing protein; protein product: MKSLNKAFWGIFLGISFLASIASCKPSVPGEYLSEKEMENVLYDFHIAEAMANDNSRQDGGAAMITYREAVFKKHGITAAEFDSSMVYYMRHTKLLHDIYVNLGDRLTAEAQAMGADVSDLNSLGNMVSSDTANIWKGPSAMVLSTYKPYNYYSFEVPVDTSFHKGDKLMLNFQAQFLFQEGMRDGVAMLAVTFKNDSVAYSNSRMSSSQSYSIQVEDRDSLGIKSVKGYFLLNVGDFGGAESYTTMKLMFVHHIRLVKLRMKPQPMGNQNVAGDSANARNGGPNAPGNPGSGSTPGSVSGSSAGSPSGSSVSPVSGRSLPLRPQLSGPGGSAVPPDRLQKIEVK
- a CDS encoding lipoprotein signal peptidase; amino-acid sequence: MKENKKVKTGWLVTAMVVILLIIDQIIKLYIKTHFCLGESVRVTDWFYIEFVENNGMAWGMSFIGKFWLSLLRLVAICVLFWYLRRIIQRGTHRKLYIYLVALVLTGAIGNMLDSIFYGLIFTASSTEYVSYMVPFGTGYAGVLMGKVVDMFRFPFFTYTWPDWVPFFGGQHGTFFDPVFNFADSCVSVGVISLLLFCRKELEQLGGGKKENEQEKE
- a CDS encoding TraR/DksA family transcriptional regulator, with the protein product MANEKLRYSDEELEEFRAIIEEKLKVARLNYKEMMAQLNHSDSNDIVDTSPTYKALEEGSEAQSKEEIIQMAQRQQKFIKGLEAALVRIENKTYGIDRETGELIPKERLRAVPHATLSVASKEARNRK